The Phaseolus vulgaris cultivar G19833 chromosome 5, P. vulgaris v2.0, whole genome shotgun sequence genomic interval aatttgtttaactCATTAGGGTAAACTTTGTGGGTAGATCTATAACATTGTTTTTTTATGCAACTCTTAAATGAAATATCTCactacaaaataattaaataaaaattcattttaaaaataataaataattagttatattgattaatttagatattgttgatatttaaaatagtttatgttattaataaaatttaaaaattatttttaaattgatataattAATACCAATGTTTTAGGAgtaactttaaaatctaaaatattggtaactatcaatttaaaaactagtttataatttttattaataataaaaattattttagatattaataattttattatatttaatttaatcaatatagtaatcaattattatttgtctctagaattaatttttatttaataatttttttagtgttttttttaatattttatctttaacagataatattatgaataaattttaattcatttgCAATATGCGAAGTAAGCTGTAAACAATATTTAAACTAAGTGTAAATGctgttaatattttataaataatgaatAGAAAATCTAATTTTTCATATAGTCACTACTTGTAATTTGTTTTGATAGTTTGTTCAGTACCttcatttgttaaaataaatcatcaaataaccaatataaaatactgattaaaaaatttattttaaaattgatctaCTACTTTTTAATTCATCTTATTATTGGTTTTGAAAgtctttaatttttgaaatgGAATACAAATTCAAAACGCTAAAAAGGTAGAAGGGAGATataattaaatgttataaaataataaaatactaatttGGATATAGATAAAAATAGTCATTATTATTGGAGTAAACTTGGATATTTCAAGGTGCTTTTGGTATAGTTATACTTttagataaaaatttaaataacactaaaaacacttaaaaaacATATAGTTTTTTCTCCATTTTTATATCGATggcttattatattttaaaaaaagtctgttcctaacaaataaatattttagatgCATTAAGTGATTGAAAAGTCTCAAGGGATTGCGTAATTAACATAAATACCAAACAATGTGGGTAAGTACCTTGTATGAGAAATAAACTATTTTGTTTAGGAAAAGAAGTTAAAAGAGAGAAAGTGAAATGaattaaatgaaagaaaaaagttaaattgttttatttaattatatgaaaagtaaaagaaaaaaattagtaCATAAAATGgcataaacatttttaataaaaatatgtaaaaataatgataatttaCTCCTTTACTGTATAAAGcaattctctttctctctctctttctttttcagATTTTGAACAGATTGCAAACAAATGTGAGTctcacctttttttttcttttttaatcatTCCTGCTTCCTTGCAGAGGATTCAAACAGCAGAAAAACTATTAATATTACCACTTTCCATCTTGTGTAGTTTCTTCCTCATTCACTCATTCTAAACAAACCCTAAAGGCAAAAATAAgcttgaatataatttattttattaactctcagttataataaaaaagatcatttatttatttactttgtatgtaaaaaatatgataaaactCATATGTTGTGtgagaaaattgaaaaaaagtgATGCATGTGTGATATCTGGCAGTTGGATAGAAGAAGGTTTAGTTTGAGAATTGTAGAAAACTAAATGAAAGCATATTATAGTGACAGACATGCATGGTTGTAGAAAAATGATCCATAAAGTTAGATGGTAGTAGCGTGCGTGAAATACTTAGTTGCTAATATGatcttaaaaacaaaaaaccttATCACTTGTTGTGCTAATCTAATCAGAACATCATAGGCCACATGTTTGATATCCCCTTCATTTTGTTCAACTTTCGTTTTCATGTCAACATCATTCCACCATCCAACAACTTTATTCTTTCCAATTAACAAATTCGAAAACTCACTATTCTTCCTTCCTTCCTCTGCACCAATCTCTACTCATTATCTTATGTCATCACTCATACTAGAATACAACTCTAACTGTAACTGCTGTAACTGTAACTGTAACTCATTCTACTTCTACCTCCCTTTTTGCTAACCATTTTTTACCAGTAACAAAATATTGTATTGTTCATATACCTTTTCTGCCATCCAAATAAATCATAATATCAAGCTGGAATATACTTTTCATGTTTCACGTTAAATGCACGTTCAGCGTGTTTCAACGTTGATTTAAGAGGGTCTTGGTCAATGATGGCTTTTATCTATATGCACATAGATCACTGCTCTTTATAAACTTGCAATTTTTTGTCacaattatttaacattttctcTTCTGAAATTCTTTTACGTGGGTGATTGTAAGGATTGGTTATGGTAAAAAAGAACGTTGTTGatgatttttgaatttgttagtagatttataatttgtttaggtttactaaaattgaaataaaaattaggaTGCATTTGTATGTAGAGAATGTTGATTCGGCTGACAGAGGTCTCATCAATCAGTCTCAGATTGACGTGGTTCgttctttattttattcatcTACTTTCACCTTATCTCAACAACATCATCATATAcgtttatttatttagttattcTCAACGGCTCTTATTTAATCCATCCCTTCAATTCTTTTATTCGTTACACCTCTTTTTCTAAAACAAAAAGGAATAAGTACACATAAATTAATGGATTCTAAATAGCTATTTTGAAGTGAAGTTCATATGCAACTTGTATATATACTGTTGGTGCCGTATGAAAGTATATGATTCTGTTGAAAGGATACCAGTTTGCTCCTCCATGCACTGGCTGAGGTTAGAATGAGAGTCGTAGAGAATGGGAGTTGCAGTTATCGTTGAAGATCTTTAAAATGCAAGTCAAATGGTAAAAAtcctaaatataaaaacaaaggCTAAGGAGGGTGGTGACGACAATAGAGCCAAAGATTGGCTCTACTTTTGTTTGTTTGCGTGGATGAAGACTTTTGTTGAAGAGTACCACGCGTTTACGACAACCAGAACCGAACTTATGCAACGAATAACAACTTTATCCCATTACAATAATACTTGCAATACCTTTTAAGTTGGAACTTCTCACTTCTCATCTAAAAGCAGATTAAAAGTAAATACAATACAATACAATGTGAGTTGCTACTCCGGGAGGGTTTGGCAAGAATCCACTGTCTGTCAGACAAAGACCTTATGATAGGAGTGGAGTTTCATAAATTTGACAATCAAAGCCTAAATTCAAGCTTAGCGTGGATCGTTGAATAATCAAATTCTTTGAATCTTAAACCAAACCATGTATGTAAGCAAACACTCCAAGGaatgtaatatataatatatagaataTGAAGTGAACACAATTGGGCACGTGTTTGAGAAAAAAACTCATTGTATGCGAAAGAGCCGTATACAAGACCTCTATGTCCGCATGCACCAAATGCTtctttataacaaaaaaataaacatgatTTAGTTGGCTACTTATCGTCGACAACATGAGCTGTATTTGCTTAAATTCCAAGGATCCTTTGGAGACTCCCTTTAATCATAACATCCCTCCGTGGGGTCCAAGTAATGGGCCTTTTCACACTGTACATAACAAATCTAACTTAAAAACCAGTATGGATCAAGCAAGTGTATTGCTCCCATCAAAATCTTCAGCAACCAGGCTCTTGCGTTTGCACCAACATAAGTACCCAGGAATTGGCCCATCATTTCCAATAACCCACACATGCTCGGCAACATCGCCCAATGTCATCCTTTGGTCTGGGTCTGCATAACACAGGTCAGTTGGGAACCATAAAATGAtcccaaaataaaaattaggatGATGATAAAATTATGTCAGCAAATTGAGATGGAATATATACAGTTACGTCTGTGAAAACTTGAATGCCACGTACCTTTGCACAGTAATCCTTCTATCAAGTTCTTCAACTGGGGGTTAATGTCATCTGGCAGAAGTAAAGGATCATTGACTATCTGGACAGGGAAGAAAACAACAAGCTCAGAGTTTGGTGAAAGGTTAAAAACATGAACTCTACGTAATAATATCAGAGGTTAAGTTAATATATGTCATACTTTGTCATATGTATCTTGAAGTGTATCTCCAAGAAATGGGTATTCACCCAATATCATACAGTACAAAGTAACTCCTACGGCCCACGTGTCAGAAGCTTTACCCCGATAAGTAAGACCTAAATAGTATCAACAAATAACTCCAGTGAGAACATGTACTTTTCATATAGTCCACGGAGAAGTGTCTAGCATGCTTGAAAGCAAACCTCTAACCTAAACAACATTCTGGTGCAGTGAAAACAGGAGTGCCAGGTGATCGACGAAGTTCATCCTGGCCATCCTGCAAAATGAAATCAAGGTATTGATTCCTTATTAGTTGAGGTTATATCTACACATGTAATGTCATCAATATATTACAGGAATGTGCTACGAGATGTCAAACATAttaattagaaaacaaaaatcTCTCCCTGATTAATAACCATTTTCAACTTCCTAGCTCCTGCCCCATCCTAAGATTAGATCAATTCTTATAGGTATCGCCAAGAAAGAAAATTAAGTGCCAAAAAAACAACTGCTTTGGACCTATTACCGTGATAATTGCAAGAGTGGAGTCAGAATCCTATAGATTTGCAGAGACGTGTGCTATCCGCACAAtgaagtaaaaaaaatcaacttataTTATGTAATTGACATGTTAATGATTTTCATCTTTCAAGGACAAATTAGCAAGGTACATTCACCAGCTTTCCTTCAACCAATCAAATTTCGAACTCACTCATAAAACAATGTCTTTTCAAATATCAAATTTCGAAAACACAAGAAAATAATATCAGAAACCTGGAGTAAATAATCCGCTTTCACATTTTTTCAAGAATTTTTTAGTTCAGTAATTACATCACCTCAAAAGCCTGGCTGACACTGAAATCCCCAATCTTTACTGTGCCATGACGAGTAATCAACAGATTATCAGGTTTTATATCCCCATGCACTATATTCTGCATTAGAACAAATACTGAATGACCATAGTAACATAGTCAAACTATTTTGAAGCATATAACATCAATGAGCCTGAGCATGTTAGTTATGAAGTTTTTAAGCAGGCATATCTAATATACGCATTTCCAGTGATATGCAAAAATATACTTCAACCAACTATagacaaataaatatttacagCTTCAAGTAGACAGACAAAACTGACTTTTAAGTGTAAGAAGGATTGCATAAATTAGAATACATATTGCCCAAACAAAAAATAGAAGCAGTAGTGTCTATTTGTAATTCAATTctcataaatgttttttttctacaaaaaaaaaatcatagaaatgtgaaaaacataaaataaaacaactaTAAAAACTTCAGGCATATAATTGAAGGTCAAAGTGTGCATTTGTGATAGAGGGGGGCGTTAGTCATCATCAACCACAATAAGATTTGGTTGAGAGATAATACATGAGCATGGAGATATGTTAATCCTGAGACTATATCACGCATGTATTTCCTAGCAGTCTCTTCGCCTAATGCAGAGGAACGACCTGTACCCTCACACACCCATTTGCTTTCCACATATTCAAGTACtgtaaaagtaaaaaaacagCAGTTAAACAAAGTAGTTATTAGTAATTCTTATTAAAACTTCAGGTTCAAATACATAAGGACAATTTACAGGAACAGTCTTCTCTAAATTAAGAAACCAAGACACTAGTATTGAGTACCCATGTAGAAGTCGTCTGATTCCGAGTCATCAATTACTTC includes:
- the LOC137835738 gene encoding serine/threonine-protein kinase GRIK1-like → MGDYKSFSFSKMMGCCGCFGFVKKPRRRRAKRSTNNFLSHGLLYYGETECDESCSGDVTSNATSGDDNEVQAVRNRSEDILNFRAENGMVCRPFPVKETFELVRTEDENGNKMINEYVREYKIGSGSYGKVALYRGCFDGKHYAIKAFHKSHLQKLRVAPSETAMTDVLREVLIMKMVEHPNIVNLIEVIDDSESDDFYMVLEYVESKWVCEGTGRSSALGEETARKYMRDIVSGLTYLHAHNIVHGDIKPDNLLITRHGTVKIGDFSVSQAFEDGQDELRRSPGTPVFTAPECCLGLTYRGKASDTWAVGVTLYCMILGEYPFLGDTLQDTYDKIVNDPLLLPDDINPQLKNLIEGLLCKDPDQRMTLGDVAEHVWVIGNDGPIPGYLCWCKRKSLVAEDFDGSNTLA